In Persicimonas caeni, a single window of DNA contains:
- a CDS encoding SUMF1/EgtB/PvdO family nonheme iron enzyme, whose amino-acid sequence MKTSLTTSMTTTIAFSALLLSAGAAHAANKQADKQAQAPEVHPSTMVALEGGTFTMGTSTDEELGRYGDRWFVNEQPAHEVTVDAFSLDRHEVTVAEFALFLTWAAGDYHWHPNQHIEKVDGGYLPVEGTANEPVRFVTWQAADHYCKWAGKRLPTEAEWEYAAAGTDNREFPWGDEGAGCEAANYFAGASFCQQGVLDVGSLAAGQTPEGVFDMAGNVAEWVADPYARYAEDGAAQTNPTGPQPTDAEAGTLRVVRGGGHLSSGRWRRTKARWGANPERRSRNIGFRCAWDADLAAPPDGAVRGELSAPADENRRQTDRPLAPAAELPAVVTEGLLEPGPIVAAGGQWYVLDRGAGSIVSIDPTDWTVASVYEGLNTPTEMVTDGASLFVADPGAETIVQVDPNDGTSTTLADAQVDPRALTANETHVVWLSETTLRRYDTVSDTVEDVLTDLVGPSGVELVGPTIFYSTKGSAAETTLSYIDTSGAEGAQVMIDKDSIGLGDNMQYFYTQHIHVDAEGWLWFDLRYRSFPNNALALCRIDLQEGSGDCPTYTPPPHHARMATVGATAYFPVRNTIIRYTYGEDDAFSEVTPWTRAGGIVATEEFVVWTDEQNGRVYYRDVR is encoded by the coding sequence ATGAAGACGTCTCTTACGACGAGCATGACCACGACCATCGCCTTCAGCGCGCTGCTGCTGAGCGCGGGCGCCGCACACGCCGCCAACAAGCAGGCCGACAAGCAAGCCCAGGCCCCCGAGGTCCACCCGTCGACGATGGTCGCGCTCGAAGGGGGCACGTTCACCATGGGCACGAGCACCGACGAGGAGCTCGGCCGCTACGGCGACCGCTGGTTCGTCAACGAGCAGCCCGCCCACGAGGTGACCGTCGACGCCTTCTCCCTCGACCGGCACGAGGTCACGGTCGCCGAGTTCGCCCTCTTTTTGACATGGGCGGCCGGCGACTATCACTGGCATCCCAACCAGCACATCGAGAAGGTCGACGGGGGCTATTTGCCCGTCGAGGGCACCGCGAACGAGCCGGTGCGCTTCGTGACCTGGCAAGCTGCCGATCACTACTGCAAGTGGGCCGGAAAGCGCCTGCCCACCGAGGCGGAGTGGGAGTATGCGGCCGCCGGGACCGACAACCGCGAGTTTCCGTGGGGTGACGAGGGCGCTGGCTGCGAGGCCGCCAATTACTTCGCCGGGGCCTCGTTTTGCCAGCAGGGCGTGCTCGACGTGGGCAGCCTGGCGGCCGGGCAGACGCCCGAGGGCGTCTTCGACATGGCGGGCAACGTCGCCGAGTGGGTTGCCGACCCGTACGCGCGCTACGCCGAGGACGGCGCCGCGCAGACGAACCCCACCGGCCCCCAGCCGACCGACGCGGAGGCCGGTACGCTGCGCGTGGTGCGCGGCGGCGGACACCTGTCGAGCGGGCGCTGGCGCCGCACGAAGGCGCGCTGGGGCGCCAACCCCGAGCGCCGCTCGCGCAATATCGGCTTTCGCTGCGCCTGGGACGCCGACCTCGCTGCTCCCCCGGACGGCGCGGTGCGCGGCGAGTTGAGCGCGCCCGCCGACGAAAACCGCCGGCAGACCGACCGCCCCCTGGCTCCCGCCGCCGAGCTTCCCGCAGTTGTCACCGAGGGCCTCCTCGAGCCCGGCCCCATCGTCGCAGCAGGCGGCCAGTGGTACGTCCTCGACCGCGGCGCGGGCAGCATCGTGAGCATCGACCCGACCGACTGGACCGTCGCCTCGGTCTACGAGGGCCTGAACACGCCCACCGAGATGGTCACCGACGGCGCCTCGCTTTTCGTCGCCGACCCGGGCGCCGAGACGATCGTGCAGGTCGATCCGAACGACGGCACGAGCACCACACTCGCCGACGCCCAGGTCGATCCCCGCGCGCTCACCGCCAACGAAACTCACGTGGTGTGGCTCTCCGAAACCACGCTGCGCCGCTACGACACGGTGTCTGACACCGTCGAAGACGTGCTCACAGATCTGGTGGGTCCGTCCGGCGTCGAGTTGGTCGGTCCCACGATTTTTTACAGCACGAAGGGGAGCGCCGCCGAGACCACGCTGTCGTATATCGACACGAGCGGAGCCGAGGGCGCCCAGGTCATGATCGACAAGGACAGCATCGGGCTTGGCGACAACATGCAGTATTTCTACACCCAGCACATCCACGTCGACGCCGAGGGCTGGCTATGGTTCGACCTTCGCTACCGAAGCTTCCCGAATAACGCGCTGGCGCTGTGTCGCATCGACCTTCAGGAGGGTTCGGGCGACTGCCCGACCTACACCCCGCCGCCGCACCACGCGCGCATGGCGACCGTGGGAGCGACGGCTTACTTTCCAGTGCGCAACACGATCATTCGGTACACCTATGGCGAGGACGACGCGTTCAGCGAGGTCACGCCGTGGACGCGCGCCGGCGGGATCGTGGCGACCGAGGAGTTTGTGGTGTGGACCGACGAGCAGAACGGGCGGGTGTACTACCGGGACGTGCGCTGA
- a CDS encoding alpha/beta hydrolase family esterase produces the protein MKAIAKLALLVALAAGVVAGCGDDKQKPDPANSCEFANDGTCDEPANCALGTDSADCVAACESGEALYLFAAACAHREESAEPAYAAPDPSAGDQPVTGFVDRTTPVPSGLEDVGEVQRHYRVDVPRFYDPARAYPLVINMPGHRVGHRVMAPHTDLTRTADLNAFIVVYAGQEFRQGRWAWWTDWDWANATDENPDFQFLRQIIDEVGADYNVDRRRIYLSGHSRGAAMAFIGAIELSDLIAGAVVQSGFTEFGYLDERLSAWDGRQVPLVFIHGVQDDDVCIDCRPGGTCAAAPGRSCAQGMHAADAIVERLESLGWQRGENLVYHRLENVAHRWQSQLNQQWWDFLSERPLPGSDQ, from the coding sequence ATGAAAGCGATTGCGAAACTGGCCCTGCTCGTCGCCCTGGCCGCAGGCGTCGTCGCCGGTTGCGGGGACGACAAGCAGAAGCCCGACCCGGCGAATTCGTGCGAGTTTGCCAACGACGGCACCTGTGACGAGCCGGCCAATTGTGCGCTCGGCACCGACTCGGCCGATTGCGTGGCGGCGTGTGAGAGCGGCGAGGCGCTGTACTTGTTCGCGGCGGCCTGTGCGCACCGCGAGGAGTCGGCCGAGCCGGCCTACGCCGCCCCGGACCCGTCGGCCGGCGACCAGCCGGTGACGGGCTTCGTCGACCGGACCACGCCGGTGCCCAGCGGGCTCGAGGACGTCGGCGAGGTGCAGCGCCACTACCGCGTCGACGTCCCGCGATTCTATGATCCGGCCCGGGCCTATCCGCTGGTCATCAACATGCCCGGGCACCGTGTCGGGCACCGTGTGATGGCCCCGCACACCGATCTGACGCGCACCGCCGACCTCAACGCCTTCATCGTGGTGTACGCCGGCCAGGAGTTTCGCCAGGGCCGCTGGGCGTGGTGGACGGATTGGGACTGGGCGAACGCGACCGACGAGAACCCCGACTTCCAGTTTTTGCGCCAGATCATCGACGAGGTCGGCGCCGACTACAACGTCGACCGGCGCCGCATCTACCTGAGCGGGCACTCGCGCGGGGCGGCGATGGCGTTTATCGGGGCCATCGAGCTCTCCGACCTCATCGCCGGCGCGGTCGTCCAGTCGGGCTTCACCGAGTTCGGCTACCTCGACGAGCGCTTGAGCGCGTGGGACGGCCGCCAGGTCCCGCTCGTCTTCATCCACGGGGTCCAAGATGACGACGTGTGCATCGACTGCCGCCCCGGGGGCACTTGCGCGGCGGCGCCTGGTCGCAGCTGCGCCCAAGGCATGCACGCCGCCGACGCCATCGTCGAGCGCCTCGAAAGCCTCGGCTGGCAGCGCGGCGAGAACCTCGTGTACCACCGCCTCGAAAACGTCGCTCACCGCTGGCAATCCCAGCTCAACCAGCAGTGGTGGGACTTTTTGTCCGAGCGTCCCCTGCCCGGGAGTGACCAATGA
- a CDS encoding VCBS repeat-containing protein, with protein MAALFAASACSSPAGQACEADADCQPGYECVSTGGVAFGSRICLLAEEAPVDASDTSADTPPDTGRDAADTVSDTVSDTANDVAPDVADASDTSETDTCDEGCGVDTDGDGVIDSEDGCPNRANPHQRDRDADGVQDACDYQLSVDFADASFFGPTQSCCGGTVPWRVAGGGDLTGDGRDDIVITGHRDATFALWVIDGSAALQGAVDLNSAVATLEVPQYGDRGLAVDASGDVNGDGVDDLLVGQPGWNGDKGRALLFLGGAGLRGDLLRDGPDGEYYERIEDRLGYAVDIAPDLNGDGLDDMVVSEGRGGGVGVEDGRVHIIFGRPVPTDRMYLGPSEGADVRLLGTNDEGAGRSLAGVGDINGDGLGDLVVGAPLAAADAGAAYVVYGNSTWTDETFEIGDVAVHLTPPDSRSAGSLGAAVSPAGDLDGDGARDLLVGEPLVGGPDGADESGAVYVVFGGSTLGTAGSLVPIADASVRLQGTADRGQAGSALAAVGDLDGDGFDDVLVGAPLVAEDAASMRRAGAVHLVYGSEEAAQLEGQSVEMGEWARDFVGPNKEASLGFSVSPAGDIDADGRPDVLVTMSGMHDARDVAGAAFLFYGQ; from the coding sequence GTGGCAGCGCTATTCGCTGCGAGCGCGTGTAGCTCGCCTGCCGGCCAAGCATGCGAGGCCGACGCCGACTGCCAACCGGGCTACGAGTGCGTGTCGACCGGAGGCGTCGCCTTTGGAAGCCGCATCTGCCTGCTCGCCGAAGAAGCGCCTGTCGATGCGTCCGATACCAGCGCAGACACGCCCCCTGACACCGGCCGAGACGCCGCCGACACGGTGTCTGACACCGTGTCCGACACCGCGAACGACGTCGCGCCGGACGTGGCCGACGCGAGTGACACGTCTGAGACCGACACCTGCGACGAAGGCTGCGGCGTCGACACCGACGGCGACGGCGTCATCGATTCGGAAGACGGCTGCCCCAATCGCGCCAACCCCCACCAACGCGACCGCGACGCCGACGGCGTCCAAGACGCCTGCGACTACCAACTCTCCGTCGACTTTGCCGATGCCTCCTTTTTCGGGCCCACGCAATCCTGTTGCGGCGGGACTGTTCCGTGGCGCGTCGCCGGCGGCGGCGATCTGACCGGCGACGGGCGCGACGATATCGTCATCACCGGCCACCGAGACGCGACGTTCGCGTTGTGGGTCATCGACGGCTCGGCCGCGCTGCAGGGCGCCGTCGACCTGAACTCGGCCGTCGCGACACTCGAGGTACCCCAATACGGCGACCGCGGGCTTGCCGTCGACGCGTCGGGAGACGTCAACGGCGACGGCGTCGACGACCTGCTCGTGGGCCAGCCCGGCTGGAATGGCGACAAGGGGCGCGCGCTCCTCTTCCTCGGCGGCGCCGGCTTGCGCGGCGACCTTCTGCGAGATGGGCCCGATGGCGAGTACTACGAGCGGATCGAAGACAGGCTCGGCTACGCGGTCGACATCGCCCCCGACCTCAACGGGGACGGGCTCGACGACATGGTCGTCTCCGAAGGCCGCGGCGGGGGCGTCGGCGTGGAGGATGGGCGTGTCCACATCATCTTCGGGCGTCCAGTCCCAACCGACCGCATGTACCTGGGCCCCAGCGAAGGCGCGGACGTGCGCTTGCTCGGCACGAATGACGAGGGCGCCGGGCGCTCGTTGGCCGGAGTGGGAGATATCAACGGCGACGGCCTGGGCGACCTGGTCGTCGGCGCGCCGCTGGCCGCCGCCGACGCGGGCGCGGCCTACGTGGTCTACGGCAACAGCACCTGGACGGACGAGACCTTCGAGATCGGCGACGTCGCCGTCCACCTGACCCCTCCCGACAGCCGATCGGCCGGAAGCCTCGGCGCGGCCGTTTCGCCCGCCGGCGACCTCGACGGCGACGGCGCCCGCGACCTTTTGGTGGGCGAGCCGCTCGTCGGCGGCCCTGACGGTGCTGACGAGTCCGGCGCGGTCTATGTCGTGTTCGGCGGCTCGACGTTGGGCACCGCGGGCAGCTTGGTGCCCATCGCCGATGCGTCGGTGCGCCTACAAGGCACCGCCGACCGTGGCCAAGCAGGCAGCGCGCTCGCCGCGGTGGGCGACCTCGACGGCGACGGATTCGACGACGTGCTCGTCGGCGCCCCGTTGGTGGCTGAAGATGCAGCCTCGATGCGACGGGCCGGGGCGGTGCACCTGGTCTACGGTTCCGAAGAAGCCGCGCAACTCGAGGGTCAATCGGTCGAGATGGGCGAATGGGCGCGCGATTTCGTGGGCCCCAACAAGGAAGCCTCGTTGGGCTTCTCGGTCAGCCCCGCCGGCGATATCGACGCCGATGGCCGCCCCGACGTGCTCGTGACGATGTCCGGCATGCACGATGCGCGCGATGTCGCCGGCGCTGCCTTTCTCTTTTACGGTCAATAA
- a CDS encoding PEGA domain-containing protein, whose translation MSFWTSICRTSLALSVVAVGLFPQVARAAKPSKEELQTFKQLVKQGSQLRDDGQPWQALDKFEEARQILDHPKLAFNIGKLHQQTGACQKAKDAYTDVLARPKLPDDVRVEVVEQLKSADDCKPFATLSLECTPPNATVQVGENTLTCPLRRKVTPGAFELVVSANGYAEKTVNVTLEPGKLVEEKVALEEAQEQQVEAPPVADSGGETPWMTYAAYGSMGVGAALLVGGIASDYSAQSRAEEFVAANNSGDRQRAQTLKSEADSAQVRTVVLYSAGAVLLGGGVALWAIETQGEGDEAATVSTEVGWGSGGPAVRGVLRW comes from the coding sequence ATGAGTTTTTGGACGAGTATCTGTAGAACCTCACTGGCGCTGAGCGTGGTCGCCGTCGGGCTGTTCCCCCAGGTGGCGCGTGCCGCCAAGCCTTCCAAGGAAGAGCTCCAAACCTTCAAGCAGTTGGTCAAGCAAGGCTCGCAGCTGCGCGACGATGGCCAACCGTGGCAGGCCCTCGACAAGTTCGAAGAGGCCCGCCAGATCCTCGACCACCCCAAGCTCGCCTTCAATATCGGAAAGCTGCACCAGCAGACGGGCGCCTGTCAGAAGGCCAAGGACGCCTACACCGATGTCCTCGCCCGGCCCAAGCTGCCGGACGACGTGCGCGTCGAGGTCGTCGAGCAGCTCAAGAGCGCCGACGATTGCAAGCCGTTCGCCACCCTCAGCCTCGAGTGTACGCCGCCCAACGCCACGGTGCAGGTCGGCGAGAACACCCTGACGTGTCCGCTTCGCCGCAAGGTGACGCCGGGGGCGTTCGAGTTGGTCGTCAGCGCGAACGGATATGCCGAAAAGACCGTCAACGTCACGCTCGAGCCGGGCAAGCTCGTCGAAGAGAAGGTCGCGCTCGAAGAGGCGCAAGAGCAGCAGGTCGAAGCCCCTCCCGTGGCCGACAGCGGCGGCGAGACGCCCTGGATGACCTACGCCGCCTACGGTTCGATGGGCGTGGGCGCCGCGCTTCTGGTCGGGGGCATCGCCTCCGACTACAGCGCCCAATCGCGCGCCGAGGAGTTCGTGGCGGCCAATAACAGCGGCGACCGCCAGCGCGCCCAGACGCTCAAGAGCGAAGCCGACAGCGCCCAGGTGCGCACCGTCGTGCTCTATTCGGCGGGCGCGGTCCTGTTGGGCGGCGGCGTCGCCCTGTGGGCGATCGAGACCCAGGGAGAGGGCGACGAGGCCGCCACCGTGAGCACCGAGGTCGGCTGGGGCTCCGGCGGACCGGCGGTGCGCGGCGTGCTTCGGTGGTAG